Proteins co-encoded in one Kutzneria chonburiensis genomic window:
- the asnB gene encoding asparagine synthase (glutamine-hydrolyzing) — protein MAGITGWVDYRRDVGQDLTTARRMTATLATRGPDDEQLWAATHAVLGHRRLAAADRRPQPAVANERDRTVALTFDGELVNRDELRARLTPVGDGDAGLVLAAYLEWGEECVEQLSGSFAFGVWDDAREELLLARDHVGLRPLYYYPTQSGVLFASEPKALLAHPVVDTVVDMDGLREVLSFAGTPGEAVYRGMRKALPGELIRVSRAGLTTRRYWQLTGAPHTHDLDTTVATIRGMLTDSISRRIDTEPGFSIMLSGGLDSSLVTALAMRELRRRGAPAARTLAVDFREHARNAQRSGTDDGTFAAEMAAHIGTDHRDIQLDRAELLGPITRAAALRSYPDLPCPVGEMTTALYVFFRAVAAESSVTMMGEWADTLFGAYLRMEDPAVVARQTLPWVASGQLHVRSTGLGSGLFDQTLLKQLDLPGYCADRYHDEIAQMPPGVEESAHDRRMREISYLYLRGWMEMGLAQDDGLTSAHGLRFRAPFADPKLMQYVFNIPWSMKNLGGKTKGLLRKVADGLVPASILDRPKNPFPSTPDTAHARLLRDEMTALLADPHAPVLPLIDTTAARAAISDVDQLATGWQGRGDVEMVLQVNTWLAGYRPRLEL, from the coding sequence ATGGCAGGTATCACGGGCTGGGTGGACTACCGCCGCGACGTCGGTCAGGACCTGACGACAGCCAGGCGGATGACGGCGACGCTGGCGACAAGGGGCCCGGACGACGAGCAGCTGTGGGCGGCGACGCACGCCGTCCTCGGTCATCGAAGGCTTGCGGCCGCTGACAGACGGCCGCAGCCGGCGGTGGCGAACGAGCGGGACCGCACCGTCGCGCTGACCTTCGACGGCGAGCTGGTCAACCGGGACGAACTGCGGGCCCGGCTCACTCCGGTCGGCGACGGCGATGCCGGGCTGGTGTTGGCCGCCTACCTCGAATGGGGCGAGGAGTGCGTCGAGCAGCTCAGCGGCAGCTTCGCGTTCGGCGTCTGGGACGACGCGCGCGAGGAGCTGCTGCTGGCGCGGGACCACGTCGGCCTGAGGCCGCTGTACTACTACCCGACCCAGTCCGGCGTGTTGTTCGCGTCGGAGCCCAAGGCGCTGTTGGCGCACCCCGTCGTCGACACGGTGGTCGACATGGACGGGCTGCGCGAGGTGCTGTCCTTCGCCGGCACGCCGGGCGAGGCCGTCTACCGGGGCATGCGCAAGGCGCTGCCCGGCGAGTTGATCCGAGTCAGCAGGGCCGGCCTGACCACCCGGCGGTACTGGCAGCTGACGGGCGCCCCGCACACCCACGACCTCGACACCACGGTGGCCACGATCCGGGGCATGCTCACGGATTCGATCAGCCGCCGGATCGACACCGAGCCGGGCTTCAGCATCATGCTGTCCGGCGGCCTCGACTCCAGCCTGGTCACCGCGCTGGCCATGCGGGAACTGCGGCGGCGCGGCGCGCCGGCGGCGCGCACGCTGGCCGTGGACTTCCGTGAGCACGCTCGCAACGCTCAGCGCAGCGGCACCGACGACGGCACCTTCGCCGCCGAGATGGCCGCGCACATCGGCACCGACCACCGGGACATCCAACTGGACCGGGCCGAGCTGCTCGGCCCGATCACCAGGGCCGCCGCGCTGCGGTCCTATCCCGACCTGCCCTGCCCGGTCGGCGAGATGACGACCGCGCTGTACGTGTTCTTCCGCGCGGTGGCGGCGGAGAGCTCGGTGACCATGATGGGCGAGTGGGCCGACACGCTGTTCGGGGCATACCTGCGGATGGAGGATCCGGCGGTGGTCGCGCGGCAGACCCTGCCATGGGTCGCGTCCGGACAGCTGCACGTGCGCAGCACCGGACTGGGCTCGGGGTTGTTCGACCAGACCCTGCTCAAGCAGCTCGACCTGCCGGGCTACTGCGCCGACCGCTACCACGACGAGATCGCCCAGATGCCGCCCGGTGTCGAGGAGTCCGCGCACGACCGCCGGATGCGCGAGATCAGCTACCTGTACCTGCGCGGCTGGATGGAAATGGGGCTGGCCCAGGACGACGGCCTGACCTCGGCGCACGGACTGCGGTTCCGGGCCCCGTTCGCCGACCCGAAGCTGATGCAGTACGTGTTCAACATCCCGTGGTCGATGAAGAATCTCGGCGGCAAGACCAAGGGCCTGCTGCGCAAGGTCGCCGACGGGTTGGTGCCGGCGTCCATTCTGGACCGTCCGAAGAACCCGTTCCCGTCGACGCCGGACACCGCGCACGCCCGGCTGCTGCGCGACGAGATGACCGCGCTGCTGGCCGATCCGCACGCCCCGGTGCTGCCGCTGATCGACACCACCGCGGCGCGGGCGGCCATCTCCGACGTCGACCAGCTCGCGACCGGCTGGCAGGGCCGTGGTGACGTGGAGATGGTGCTCCAGGTCAACACCTGGCTGGCCGGCTACCGTCCCCGGCTGGAGCTGTGA
- a CDS encoding FAD-dependent oxidoreductase — protein sequence MGRPLRVAVVGAGPAGVYTAEALVRSGTPVSIDVLDRLPTPYGLVRYGVAPDHPKTRSIADALRRTLEHPAVRFLGNVTHGVDVHLADLKAHYDVVVYATGADDNRRLGVPGEDLPGSCSATELVAWYNAHPSVVRPPCGVLAAKAVAVVGAGNVALDVARVLVAGADRLGDSEVPDRVLADLRRRAVTDVHVVARRGPAQVKFTVAELREIGTLEDVDVIVDPAELADVPPPADRRTRGNVALLHEWSRRPRGDARRRIHFAFWRRPVAVVGSAAVEALHFADARPLPVQAVVRAIGYRGRPIPGLPFDEVAGILPNRMGSVVDHAGVAVPAVYVAGWLKRGPTGVIGSNKSDAAETVRQLLADGPALSATEPEPDAVTDLLDARGVQYVTWADWQRLDAYELGLGRARGRSRVQTDGLATMLAVCRPQTPSRHTRAGSRRPAATSRTSGENP from the coding sequence ATGGGCCGGCCACTGCGGGTCGCGGTGGTCGGCGCGGGGCCGGCCGGTGTCTACACCGCGGAGGCGCTGGTCCGGTCCGGCACGCCGGTGTCGATCGACGTGCTGGACCGGCTGCCGACCCCGTACGGACTCGTCCGGTACGGGGTCGCGCCGGACCACCCGAAGACCCGAAGCATCGCCGACGCGCTGCGCCGCACGCTGGAGCATCCGGCGGTGCGCTTCCTCGGCAACGTCACGCACGGCGTCGACGTGCATCTGGCCGACCTCAAGGCGCACTACGACGTGGTGGTCTACGCGACCGGCGCGGACGACAACCGCCGCCTCGGCGTGCCGGGGGAGGACCTGCCCGGCAGCTGTTCCGCGACCGAACTGGTGGCCTGGTACAACGCGCATCCCAGCGTCGTCCGGCCGCCGTGCGGGGTGCTGGCGGCCAAGGCGGTCGCCGTAGTCGGGGCCGGCAACGTGGCGCTGGACGTCGCCCGGGTCCTCGTGGCCGGCGCCGACCGGCTGGGCGACAGCGAGGTTCCCGACCGCGTGCTCGCCGACCTCCGCCGCCGCGCGGTCACCGACGTGCACGTGGTGGCTCGACGTGGACCCGCACAGGTCAAGTTCACCGTTGCCGAGCTGCGTGAGATCGGCACGCTCGAGGACGTTGACGTGATCGTCGACCCGGCCGAGCTCGCCGATGTCCCGCCACCGGCGGACCGGCGGACGCGCGGGAACGTGGCGCTGCTGCACGAGTGGTCGCGACGGCCACGGGGCGACGCGCGGCGGCGGATCCACTTCGCCTTCTGGCGACGGCCCGTTGCCGTTGTCGGCTCCGCCGCCGTCGAGGCACTGCACTTCGCCGACGCCCGGCCGCTGCCGGTGCAGGCGGTGGTTCGAGCCATCGGCTACCGCGGGCGGCCGATCCCGGGGCTCCCCTTCGACGAGGTCGCCGGCATCCTGCCGAACCGGATGGGCAGCGTGGTGGACCACGCCGGGGTCGCGGTTCCCGCCGTGTACGTCGCCGGCTGGCTCAAACGCGGCCCGACCGGCGTGATCGGCAGCAACAAGTCCGACGCCGCCGAGACGGTCCGTCAACTCCTCGCCGACGGCCCGGCCCTGTCGGCGACCGAGCCCGAACCCGACGCGGTCACCGACCTGCTCGACGCCCGCGGCGTCCAGTACGTCACCTGGGCGGACTGGCAGCGCCTCGACGCGTACGAGCTCGGCCTCGGGCGGGCCCGGGGGCGGTCCCGGGTCCAGACCGACGGCCTCGCCACGATGCTCGCGGTGTGCCGGCCTCAGACCCCGTCCAGGCACACCAGGGCCGGTTCCAGGCGGCCGGCGGCGACCAGCCGGACCAGCGGCGAGAACCCGTAG
- a CDS encoding response regulator transcription factor, with protein MRIVLAEDSGLLRESLVSLLSHFGHDVLAAVGTAAELITVVRRDRPDVVVTDVRMPPGFTNEGLRAAIQLRGDHPTLPVLVLSQHTDTESLTELLATGGAGVGYLLKDRVANGERFVAAVREVAGGGTVIDQDIVRRLIAHRRDPLGELSNREMDVLRLMAEGHSNAGIGQALVISEVTVSKHIGAVFAKLGLHADDAGHRRVLAVLAYLRGQTR; from the coding sequence ATGCGGATCGTGCTCGCGGAGGATTCCGGGCTGCTGCGGGAAAGTCTGGTGTCCCTGCTCTCGCACTTCGGGCACGACGTGCTCGCCGCGGTCGGCACGGCGGCCGAGCTGATCACCGTGGTGCGCCGGGACCGGCCGGACGTCGTGGTGACCGATGTACGGATGCCGCCGGGCTTCACCAACGAGGGGCTGCGCGCCGCCATCCAGCTGCGCGGCGACCATCCGACGCTGCCGGTGCTGGTGCTCAGCCAGCACACCGACACCGAGTCGCTGACCGAGCTGCTGGCCACCGGCGGCGCCGGTGTCGGGTACCTGCTCAAGGACCGCGTCGCCAACGGGGAACGGTTCGTCGCCGCCGTGCGGGAGGTCGCGGGCGGCGGCACCGTGATCGACCAGGACATCGTGCGGCGGCTGATCGCCCACCGGCGGGATCCGCTCGGCGAGCTCAGCAACCGCGAGATGGACGTGCTGCGCCTGATGGCCGAGGGGCACTCCAACGCCGGGATCGGCCAGGCGCTGGTCATCTCCGAGGTGACCGTGTCCAAGCACATCGGCGCCGTCTTCGCCAAACTGGGGCTGCACGCGGACGATGCCGGCCACCGCCGGGTGCTCGCCGTGCTCGCCTATCTGCGCGGCCAGACCCGCTGA
- a CDS encoding S8 family serine peptidase — MALEPALQHALAVWRTELGYAAEGRHPRLSESELAGRRVPVIVRYSGDIEALREAGLDTGYDQGGTVSGSIALADLERFGAVAGVESVALVPEVRPLLDNTVKEMRVPWKVPPSTPWPGQGLHVIVAVIDTGIDVFHDSFRDEDADGSTRILELWDQSATTGGSPPPVGFQQKGRLYSAADINAGIAAGPPFASVDKDGHGTHVAGIAAGDGSQTDKCSGPGTYTGVAPDADLVIVKAVGVPDAKLADAIRWCAQAGARNPVGNPPVARPVVINCSFGADLGPHDGTDTLDGVVNEILRPAAGPPAGIAIVVAAGNAGRDEIHEAGTVPANASVTVPFFVPADSKTPDTLDLWYSGGASLNVEIVAPPDSARGGTNTTGVIVPGGATVNRNIGGMTLNVMSSAPQPAHSAMRQIMVTISVPANQTVRNGVWQLKLTNTTATPAVWNAWCQTKHADSFPTFRLPSESDRVERRRLNTIASPGTSRNAITVASYDDRGGDLAESSSRGAPTQPVVPAGEIKPTIAAPGVSVAAPRSRDDAHENSSCCDQLVIDKNGTSMASPHIAGLVALMFEKNRTLTFEQARAHLQQSGRIDGIPADEAPPEIDPATHIRGNHIWGSGKVNAAVALAGIPVFTGVAASGGAAGARPLAYAPEDIGLTPHTFRSRLADLQRRFGSRPGLQLFASLVSEHVDEVLRLVNENRRVLVVWRRRGGPQLVRRLLHGPAPSNTLLPEVIDGHDVAELIAGFVAVLDRFAGPRLRADIARFADFVRLWPGASLDRLDEVALSYGAGR, encoded by the coding sequence ATGGCACTGGAACCCGCATTACAGCACGCGTTGGCGGTGTGGCGGACCGAACTCGGTTACGCCGCCGAGGGACGTCATCCCCGGCTGAGCGAATCGGAGCTCGCGGGTCGGCGTGTCCCGGTGATCGTGCGGTACTCCGGCGACATCGAGGCGTTGCGGGAGGCGGGCCTCGACACCGGCTACGACCAGGGCGGAACGGTTTCGGGAAGTATCGCGCTGGCCGACCTGGAACGATTCGGCGCGGTGGCGGGAGTCGAATCCGTCGCGCTCGTGCCGGAGGTGCGGCCGTTACTCGACAACACGGTCAAGGAAATGCGGGTGCCGTGGAAGGTGCCGCCGTCGACGCCGTGGCCGGGGCAGGGCCTCCACGTGATCGTCGCGGTGATCGACACCGGCATCGACGTCTTCCACGATTCCTTCCGCGACGAGGACGCCGACGGGTCGACCCGAATTCTGGAGTTGTGGGACCAGAGCGCGACGACCGGCGGCTCGCCGCCACCGGTCGGGTTCCAGCAGAAGGGCCGGCTCTACTCGGCCGCCGACATCAACGCGGGCATCGCCGCCGGGCCGCCGTTTGCGAGCGTCGACAAGGACGGCCACGGCACCCACGTCGCGGGCATTGCCGCCGGGGACGGCAGCCAGACCGACAAGTGCAGCGGCCCCGGCACCTACACCGGGGTTGCGCCGGACGCCGATCTGGTCATCGTGAAGGCGGTCGGGGTGCCGGACGCCAAGCTGGCGGATGCCATCCGGTGGTGTGCCCAGGCCGGCGCCAGGAACCCGGTGGGGAATCCGCCGGTCGCGCGCCCGGTCGTGATCAACTGTAGCTTCGGCGCCGACCTCGGTCCGCACGACGGCACCGACACCCTGGACGGGGTCGTCAACGAGATCCTGCGCCCCGCGGCCGGCCCGCCGGCCGGCATCGCCATCGTGGTGGCGGCGGGCAACGCGGGCCGCGACGAGATACACGAGGCCGGCACGGTCCCGGCCAACGCGTCCGTCACCGTTCCCTTCTTCGTGCCGGCGGATTCGAAGACGCCGGACACGCTCGACCTCTGGTACTCCGGCGGTGCGTCGCTGAACGTCGAGATCGTCGCGCCGCCCGATTCCGCGCGCGGCGGCACGAACACGACCGGCGTCATCGTGCCCGGTGGTGCCACGGTGAACCGCAATATCGGCGGGATGACGCTGAACGTCATGTCCTCCGCGCCGCAGCCGGCGCACAGCGCCATGCGGCAGATCATGGTCACGATCTCGGTGCCGGCGAACCAGACGGTCCGCAACGGGGTGTGGCAGCTGAAGCTGACCAACACGACCGCGACTCCGGCCGTCTGGAACGCGTGGTGCCAGACCAAGCACGCCGACAGCTTCCCGACGTTCCGTCTGCCGTCGGAGTCGGATCGGGTCGAGCGGCGGCGGCTGAACACCATCGCCTCGCCGGGCACCTCGCGCAACGCCATCACCGTCGCCAGCTACGACGACCGGGGCGGGGATCTCGCCGAGTCGTCCTCGCGGGGCGCGCCGACCCAGCCCGTCGTCCCGGCCGGCGAGATCAAGCCGACGATCGCGGCCCCCGGTGTCTCGGTGGCGGCCCCGCGCAGCCGCGACGACGCGCACGAGAACTCGTCCTGCTGCGACCAGTTGGTGATCGACAAGAACGGCACCAGCATGGCGTCGCCGCACATCGCCGGTCTGGTGGCGCTGATGTTCGAGAAGAACCGGACGCTGACCTTCGAACAGGCCCGCGCGCACCTTCAGCAGTCGGGCCGGATCGACGGCATCCCGGCCGACGAGGCGCCGCCGGAGATCGACCCGGCGACCCACATCCGCGGCAACCACATCTGGGGCTCGGGCAAGGTCAACGCCGCGGTGGCGCTGGCCGGCATTCCGGTCTTCACGGGCGTCGCCGCGAGCGGTGGCGCCGCCGGAGCGCGGCCGCTGGCGTACGCCCCCGAGGACATCGGCCTTACGCCGCACACGTTCCGGTCCCGCCTCGCCGACCTGCAACGGCGCTTCGGCTCCCGTCCCGGCTTGCAGTTGTTCGCGTCGCTGGTGAGCGAGCACGTCGACGAGGTGCTGCGGCTGGTCAACGAGAACCGCAGGGTGCTTGTGGTTTGGCGGCGGCGCGGCGGACCGCAGCTGGTGCGTCGCCTGCTGCACGGCCCCGCGCCGAGCAACACGCTGCTGCCCGAGGTGATCGACGGTCACGACGTGGCCGAGCTGATCGCCGGGTTCGTCGCGGTGCTCGACCGGTTCGCCGGCCCACGGCTGCGCGCCGACATCGCGCGGTTCGCCGACTTCGTCCGACTGTGGCCGGGCGCCAGCCTCGACCGGCTCGACGAGGTCGCGCTGAGCTACGGGGCCGGCCGGTGA
- a CDS encoding sensor histidine kinase, with product MGEGGMTWRSPRLLRTSVPWRGWLYVATGAPLGLVTLAVTLVLTGLGVLLSPVAVGLAMLVSVGLAGLPVGAVERRRLRLLGDAVAPSPHRPLPRVDVRSWVRTRLRETVTWRELGYTMLLATGLWPLDYVTAAVPLVLLVFVASPLLYALFAGPGGLVVLGVDLPTPGSALISAAVAAPLLVLSAYLVAAVSALHAALARMLLVSNETDDRVMELVRSSGRMLDAFDAERRRIERDLHDGTQQRLVALAVMLDMARMRAGDTPELAEMLTRAHGEATTTLAELRELVQGIHPHVLTERGLPAAVAELVTRSPLTVDVRMRIAGRLPSAVESTAFFAVSEALSNIAKHADADRAWVDGRTNGSVLTVEIGDTGRGGVDPAKGSGVRGLADRVAAVGGRVKLSSPRGGPTVLCVEIPCGPEGR from the coding sequence ATGGGCGAGGGTGGGATGACGTGGCGCTCGCCGCGGCTGCTGAGAACCTCCGTGCCGTGGCGGGGGTGGCTGTACGTCGCGACCGGGGCGCCGCTCGGTCTGGTCACGCTGGCGGTGACGCTGGTGCTGACCGGGCTCGGCGTGCTGTTGTCGCCGGTCGCCGTCGGACTGGCGATGCTCGTCTCGGTGGGACTCGCCGGTCTGCCCGTCGGCGCAGTCGAGCGTCGACGACTGCGGCTGCTGGGCGATGCGGTGGCGCCGAGTCCGCATCGGCCGCTGCCCCGTGTGGACGTGCGGTCCTGGGTGCGCACCAGATTGCGGGAGACCGTGACCTGGCGCGAGCTCGGCTACACCATGCTGCTGGCCACGGGGTTGTGGCCGCTGGACTACGTGACCGCCGCGGTGCCGCTGGTCCTGCTGGTGTTCGTCGCGTCCCCGCTGCTGTACGCGCTGTTCGCCGGTCCCGGTGGCCTTGTCGTCCTCGGCGTCGACCTGCCGACACCTGGATCGGCACTGATCTCGGCCGCGGTGGCCGCTCCCCTGCTCGTGCTCAGCGCGTATCTGGTCGCCGCCGTCTCCGCGCTGCATGCCGCGTTGGCTCGGATGTTGTTGGTGAGCAACGAAACCGACGACCGGGTGATGGAACTGGTGCGTTCCAGTGGGCGGATGCTCGACGCATTCGACGCCGAGCGACGGCGTATCGAGCGCGACCTCCACGACGGCACGCAGCAGCGACTGGTCGCACTGGCCGTGATGTTGGACATGGCGCGGATGCGCGCGGGCGACACGCCCGAACTGGCCGAGATGTTGACCCGGGCGCACGGCGAGGCCACCACCACGCTGGCCGAACTTCGCGAGCTCGTGCAAGGCATCCATCCACACGTGCTGACCGAGCGCGGCCTGCCGGCGGCCGTTGCCGAGCTGGTGACCCGCTCTCCGCTGACGGTCGACGTCCGGATGCGGATCGCCGGCCGGCTGCCATCCGCGGTGGAGAGCACGGCCTTCTTCGCGGTCAGCGAGGCGCTGTCCAACATCGCCAAGCACGCCGACGCGGACCGCGCCTGGGTGGACGGCAGGACCAACGGCAGCGTGCTGACGGTCGAGATCGGCGACACCGGACGCGGCGGCGTGGATCCGGCGAAGGGCAGCGGCGTGCGCGGCCTGGCCGACCGGGTCGCCGCGGTCGGCGGACGGGTCAAGCTGTCCAGTCCGCGCGGCGGCCCGACGGTGCTGTGCGTGGAGATCCCCTGCGGGCCGGAGGGCCGGTGA
- a CDS encoding AfsR/SARP family transcriptional regulator: protein MLGSFQVVHRGVIITPSAPKLRQVLALLSVSANKVIGIDQIIDELWAERPPVSAMTTLQTYVYQLRKVFRTSGDDSPVLTTRPGGYLLRLAANSVDAHVFEQLAERGRLELGAGNVESAAETLRAALRGYRGQMLRDVPVGRLLHSETVRLEELRKSVLELRIAADLQLGRHHELIGELTNLVALHPTHEGFQANLMQALYTAGRRSESLQVYQRARDALARELGLEPSAVLQQLQRDVLSAAPSLDTRPAAGLAARTGKAVEPPAQLPANVPSVIGRDADEADLREALTAAPSATPPVMLVSGPPGIGKTTLCVHSAHGVRASFPDGQFYARLQSTSGAPVDPSDVLADFLRATGMPRDGLAGDLDERGRLFRSWTAHRRVLVVLDDVVDAGQLAPLLPTGSRCATLATTRCRMFAPSATGLVDLRPLGEADALALLVAELGNDRVVREIADAQNLVQLCGGSPQVLHAAATMLRVRLHWPIRRLVRRLANDDASARERLVGELGIGGSVHATCLLLPPAARAAFPALAGAAAEPLSSAQAATVLGVDEQAAESILESLVEFQLADVAPPGDVEDDRFRYGFSPLVRLVAAGRLEPALVCLDGV from the coding sequence GTGCTCGGATCTTTTCAGGTGGTGCACCGCGGTGTGATCATCACGCCGTCGGCGCCGAAGCTGCGGCAGGTGCTCGCCCTGCTGTCGGTGAGCGCGAACAAGGTCATCGGCATCGACCAGATCATCGACGAACTGTGGGCGGAGCGACCGCCGGTCAGTGCCATGACGACCCTGCAGACCTATGTCTACCAATTGAGGAAGGTGTTCAGGACAAGCGGTGACGACAGCCCGGTGCTGACCACGAGGCCCGGCGGCTACCTGCTCAGGCTGGCCGCGAACTCGGTGGACGCGCACGTGTTCGAGCAGCTCGCCGAGCGTGGCCGGCTCGAACTCGGCGCGGGAAACGTGGAGTCGGCGGCCGAGACGCTGCGCGCCGCACTGCGCGGCTACCGCGGGCAGATGCTGCGCGACGTGCCGGTCGGTCGGCTCCTGCATTCGGAGACCGTGCGGCTCGAAGAGCTGCGCAAGAGCGTGCTGGAGCTGCGTATCGCCGCCGACCTTCAGCTCGGCCGGCACCACGAGCTGATCGGCGAACTCACCAATCTGGTCGCGCTGCATCCCACGCACGAGGGTTTCCAGGCGAATCTGATGCAGGCCCTCTACACCGCGGGCCGCCGGTCCGAGTCGCTACAGGTCTACCAGCGCGCCCGGGACGCGCTGGCCAGGGAACTCGGTCTGGAACCGTCCGCCGTGCTGCAACAGCTCCAGCGGGACGTGCTGTCGGCCGCCCCGTCGCTGGACACGCGCCCGGCGGCCGGGCTCGCCGCACGGACCGGAAAGGCCGTCGAGCCGCCGGCCCAGTTGCCCGCGAACGTGCCCAGCGTGATCGGCCGGGACGCCGACGAGGCGGATCTGCGCGAGGCGTTGACGGCCGCGCCGAGTGCGACGCCGCCGGTCATGCTGGTCAGCGGACCGCCCGGCATCGGCAAGACGACGCTCTGCGTGCACAGCGCCCACGGCGTCCGCGCCAGTTTCCCGGACGGCCAGTTCTACGCGCGCCTACAGTCGACGTCGGGCGCGCCGGTCGATCCGAGCGACGTGCTGGCCGATTTCCTGCGGGCCACCGGGATGCCGCGCGACGGGTTGGCCGGGGATCTCGACGAGCGCGGCCGGCTGTTCCGCAGTTGGACCGCGCACCGCAGGGTGCTGGTCGTGCTCGACGACGTGGTCGACGCGGGGCAGCTGGCTCCCCTGCTGCCCACCGGTTCCCGCTGCGCCACCCTGGCCACGACGCGCTGCCGGATGTTCGCGCCGTCGGCGACCGGCCTGGTCGACCTGCGGCCGCTCGGCGAAGCTGACGCCCTCGCGCTGCTCGTCGCCGAGTTGGGCAACGACCGCGTGGTGCGGGAGATCGCTGACGCGCAGAACCTGGTGCAGCTGTGCGGTGGCAGCCCACAGGTGCTGCATGCCGCCGCGACCATGCTCCGCGTTCGCTTACACTGGCCGATCCGGCGGCTGGTTCGACGGCTGGCCAACGACGACGCGTCGGCCCGCGAGCGGCTGGTCGGCGAACTGGGCATCGGCGGGTCGGTCCACGCGACCTGCCTGCTGCTGCCGCCGGCCGCGCGGGCCGCCTTCCCGGCGCTGGCCGGCGCCGCCGCCGAACCACTCTCGTCGGCACAGGCGGCCACCGTTCTCGGTGTCGACGAGCAGGCCGCCGAGTCGATTCTGGAGAGCCTGGTCGAGTTCCAGCTCGCGGATGTCGCACCGCCGGGTGACGTCGAGGACGACAGGTTCCGCTACGGGTTCTCGCCGCTGGTCCGGCTGGTCGCCGCCGGCCGCCTGGAACCGGCCCTGGTGTGCCTGGACGGGGTCTGA